AACCGTTGGCCATCAAAGCGACCGACGGAAAAGGAGACATCTATGATAACGGTTAATCTTGAACCGGACGGAGAGCAGATCGAGATGCACAATACGCGCTCGGTTGTTGCTGTGCTGAATAAATTGAAGCTCCGTTCAACCATGGCTATCGTCGCGCGTAATGGAGAGTTGCTCACTCCGGACCGTATGTTGGATAACGGCGATACACTTATGGTCCGCAAAGTTACGTCCGCAGGGTAAGGGTATAATATGAAATGTATCCGCTGTAAAAAAACAGCCTGTGTCGCATTGCCCAGCCATCATTCCGGGTTCTGCAAGGATTGCTTTCCGCTTTTCTTTACCAAACAAGTGGAAACCGCCATCCGCCGGGGAAAAATGTTCACCCATGACGAACGAATTCTCGTGGCGTTGTCGGGTGGTAAGGACTCTCTGGCCCTGATGCTCGAACTGAAGTTGCAGGGCTATGATGTTACCGGGTTGCACATCGACCTTGGTATTCCCAATTCTTCGGAAAAGGCGCGTCGCAAGGTCGAGGCTTTCTGTGAATTGCATGAATTGAACCTGCGTGTTTTTGAAATGGAGAAATGGGGGCTGCCCATCCCGGATGTCAAAAAACACGTCAATCGTCCTGTCTGCGCCGTGTGCGGGAAAATGAAACGGCATCATTTCAATCGGATAGCCAGGGAAGAGGGCTTCGATGTCCTCGCCACCGGTCATAATCTGGACGATGAAGTGGCTCGGCTTTTTGCCAACACCCTGCGTTGGGACACAGCCTACCTGTCCGATCAGGGACCGATTCTGCCAGCCAGCGACGGTTTTGTGCGCAAGGTCAAACCGTTGTTTCGCTTGAGCGAATTCGAGACCGCCAACTACGCCTTCCTGAAAGGCATTGAAATACATTCCGATCCGTGCCCATATGCTTCAGGCGCAAGCTTTACCCATCATAAGGAATTGTGGGGTGAACTGGAATATCGCAGCCCTGGACAGAAGTTCCAATTCTATCAGTCTTTCCTTAAAAAGGGGAAACCGGCCTTCGCCAATCTGGAGAAGGAGATCGGAGATGAACTCAAACCGTGCGATGAATGTGGATCGCCCACCAGTGCGGAAACATGCTCGGTCTGTCGCATCAAGGCGGCAGTGAAAGCGAGTAAGGAAAAAACCGAGTAGATTCATGCCCACACCGAAGATCTCCGTGACCATGCCCTGCTACAACTGCGGGGAGACTGTGCACAAGGCTCTCGATAGTCTGCTCGGTCAGACGTGTGGGGATTTCGAGGTGGTGGTCGTGAACGACGGGAGTTTCGACAATACAGCGGGAATCCTGGCCGAATATGCGCGCCGGGATTCCCGTATTCGCATTCTTTCCATTGAGCATGGTGGCGTGGTTGCGGCGGCGAATGCGGCCATCAAAGCGGCTCGTGGCCGCTATATTGCACGTATGGATGCGGATGATGAGTCTCTGCCTGGTCGACTGGAGGCCCAATCCAGGTTGCTGGATGACAGTCCTGACATCGGACTGGTGGGCTGCCGTATCCGTTTCGGTGGTTGCCGGGAATCCTGTGCGGGATACGCTCATTATGTGGATTGGACCAATACGGTCGTCTCGCACGAAGCCATCAGCCTGAATAGATTTGTCGAGTTTCCAGTACCTAATCCATCCATAATGTACCGGCGGGAATGTGTGAACGAACATGGCATGTACCGTGATGGCGATTTCCCCGAAGATTATGAGTTGTTGCTGCGGTGGCTTGAAGCGGGTGTCCGCATGGAGAAAGTGGACGAGGAACTGCTGGTCTGGAATGATCCGCCCACTCGGTTGTCGCGGAATCACCCGCGGTATGATGTGGATGCATTTTATCGGATCAAGAGCGTGTATCTGGCCCGCTGGCTGGCACGGAACAATCCTTTGCACCCCGTGGTTCATATCCTCGGTTCTGGGCGAATAACCCGCAAGCGGGCAGATCTCCTGCTTGCCCATGGTGTGAAATTCGCGGCCTATTATGACATTGACCCGCGTAAAATCGGTCATGTCGTTAACGGGGTGTCGGTGGTCGATCGTAATGATATTCCCGGTGCAGGTGAGGCTTTTTGTTTACCGTATGTTGGCAGTCGGGGAGCACGGGAGGATATCACCGATTTTCTGTGTGGACGTGGCTATGAATTGGGTCGGGATTTCATACCTGTAGCCTGATGTTTTCTTCTGCCGATCAATCTGGCATGGTCATGCCATGACTGATCAAAATTCCCTCCAGAGTGCGTCTGATTTCAAGCCGAGAAAACCGTGGCTGGCAGGATTGCTTTCCTTCCTTTTTACGGGGTTGGGCCAGGTATATAATGGGCAATGGAAGAAGGGCGTTGGCTTTTTTGTGGCTGAGTGGGTGTATTCTCTGGCCATGATCCCGTTTTGGTCAGATTTCGTATCCACGCTGCTGTGTCTCGCCATACTGCTGGGCTTCAATATCTTTGTGGCCGGGGAAGCCTTTGCTTCGGCCAGAATCCTTCGTGAGTACACGCCTGGCACATGGAATCGGTGGTGGGTGTACGCACTGTGCCTCTGCGTAAGTCTGGCTTCCGGCTTTGCGTTTGAGCCGTTGATGTCTCAGTCATATGAGACATATAAAGCTCCATCGGCATCCATGTTGCCCACCCTGAAAATTGGTGATCATTTTATGGTGGAAACCTTGGCGGCCGATGACGCTGTTCAGCGCAGGGATGTAGTGATTTTCCTGTTTCCCAAAGATGAGAGCAAATATTTCGTTAAACGTGTCATCGGTCTTCCCGGTGAAACGGTGGAAATCCGCCAACGACAGGTGTTCGTCAATGGACAACCTCTTGAAGAGCCTTACGTGCAACACACCAAAATGACTATGGAGCCTCTGCGTGACAATTTTGGACCGCTGACGCTTGGTGCGGATGACTATTTTGTTCTCGGTGACAACCGCGACGAGAGTTATGATTCCAGGTGGTGGGGAATTGTCAAGCGACAGAAGATCACGGCCAAGGCCAAGTATATTTACTTCCCTGGTGGATTCGAGTCGGACGAGTGGAGTGATCGGTTCGGGATGGTAATTCGGTAGACTACCAGAATTCAGGGGCGGCCAGCAGGCCGTTTGATTGGTTGATAACCAACGGGTGGACTTCCTTGAT
The genomic region above belongs to uncultured Pseudodesulfovibrio sp. and contains:
- a CDS encoding MoaD/ThiS family protein, giving the protein MITVNLEPDGEQIEMHNTRSVVAVLNKLKLRSTMAIVARNGELLTPDRMLDNGDTLMVRKVTSAG
- a CDS encoding TIGR00269 family protein, with the translated sequence MKCIRCKKTACVALPSHHSGFCKDCFPLFFTKQVETAIRRGKMFTHDERILVALSGGKDSLALMLELKLQGYDVTGLHIDLGIPNSSEKARRKVEAFCELHELNLRVFEMEKWGLPIPDVKKHVNRPVCAVCGKMKRHHFNRIAREEGFDVLATGHNLDDEVARLFANTLRWDTAYLSDQGPILPASDGFVRKVKPLFRLSEFETANYAFLKGIEIHSDPCPYASGASFTHHKELWGELEYRSPGQKFQFYQSFLKKGKPAFANLEKEIGDELKPCDECGSPTSAETCSVCRIKAAVKASKEKTE
- a CDS encoding glycosyltransferase family 2 protein — encoded protein: MPTPKISVTMPCYNCGETVHKALDSLLGQTCGDFEVVVVNDGSFDNTAGILAEYARRDSRIRILSIEHGGVVAAANAAIKAARGRYIARMDADDESLPGRLEAQSRLLDDSPDIGLVGCRIRFGGCRESCAGYAHYVDWTNTVVSHEAISLNRFVEFPVPNPSIMYRRECVNEHGMYRDGDFPEDYELLLRWLEAGVRMEKVDEELLVWNDPPTRLSRNHPRYDVDAFYRIKSVYLARWLARNNPLHPVVHILGSGRITRKRADLLLAHGVKFAAYYDIDPRKIGHVVNGVSVVDRNDIPGAGEAFCLPYVGSRGAREDITDFLCGRGYELGRDFIPVA
- the lepB gene encoding signal peptidase I, which translates into the protein MTDQNSLQSASDFKPRKPWLAGLLSFLFTGLGQVYNGQWKKGVGFFVAEWVYSLAMIPFWSDFVSTLLCLAILLGFNIFVAGEAFASARILREYTPGTWNRWWVYALCLCVSLASGFAFEPLMSQSYETYKAPSASMLPTLKIGDHFMVETLAADDAVQRRDVVIFLFPKDESKYFVKRVIGLPGETVEIRQRQVFVNGQPLEEPYVQHTKMTMEPLRDNFGPLTLGADDYFVLGDNRDESYDSRWWGIVKRQKITAKAKYIYFPGGFESDEWSDRFGMVIR